The following is a genomic window from Hymenobacter chitinivorans DSM 11115.
CTCATGCTGTACGAGGCCCGCGGCCCGACCAGGCCCAGCTTGGGGGCCGCGTCGGCGGGTACGGGCGCGGTAGGCAGGGTGGTGGTTTGGGCCCGGGCGGCCCCGGCTGATACGCCCAGCAGTACTGCAACGGTGAGGATAGAACGATGCATAGCCAAGGGAAAAGAGAAGTAACGACTCGGTAAGGTCAACAAGATACGAAACGATGCGGCCGGAAAAAGAATGCCCGCGGCGGGCCCCGCGGTAAAATTTCTCTATTTAGCGGGTCCTTACTAGTATTTGTTATGACCGACTTCGTTTTCTACCAACAGTTTCCCAACCCGGAAGTTGCCGCCCCGCTGCTGGAGCTGCTGCGGCAGCACGCGGTGCCCTTCGAAACCAGCTTCGATAAGCCCAGCTTCGACCCCAGCTTTGCGCATAACCAGACGAGCACCCATTTCGTGGTAAAGTTGCAGGCGGCCGACTTCGAAACGGCCCGTGGCCTGGAAGAAGACCAGAACCAGCAGCTCATCGGCCAGGTCGACCCGGGGCACTACCTGTTCACCTTCACCGATGCCGAGCTGGCCGACGTGCTGCTCAAGCCCGACGAGTGGAACAGCTTCGACGTGACCCTGGCCCGGCAGATTCTGCAGGACCGCGGCACGGTTATCAGCCCCGAGGCGGCCCGCCTGCTGCGGCAGCAGCGCACCGCCGACCTGGCCCGGCCCGAACCCTCCCAGAAAGCCTGGATTCTGTGGGGCTACGCCACGGCGCTGCTGGGCGGCCTGTTTGCCTTTTTCATTGGCTGGCACCTGTATACCCACCGTAAAACCCTGCCCGACGGCCGCCGGGTGCACGCCTTCAGCGCCCCCGACCGGCTCCACGGCCTGCGCATCATGGTGCTGGGCGGCGTCATGCTGGTGCTGCTGGTTTGCTTCCGGATTTACCGGGAAAGCTAAGCCGCCGAACTGGCCCGCAGCAGGCGCCCGGCTTGCCAGGCCACGGCTCCCACGCACAGGGCAAACCAGGCGAAGGGCAGCTCCAGCCGTGCCACCGACAAGGCCCCGCCCACCAGAATCGTGGTAAAGCTGGCCAGGCCCTGCACCGCCTGGTTCAGGCCGAAGATTTCGCCCCGGTCGGCCTCGGTGGTGCGCTGGGCCAGCAAGCCTTCCAGCAGCCCCTGAATCAGGGAAATGGTGAGGCAGTCGAGCGTGACTACCACGTAGAGGGCCGGGCGGGAAGCACCAATCAGGCCGTAGGCGCCCAGAATCGGGACGCTGGCCAGGGCCAGCCAGAAAATGGCCCGGGGCTTGTTGAGCCTATCGGCCAGGAAGGTGTAGAAGCCGTAGTTGATGGCAATGCTTAGGGCCCCGAAATACATGAAAAAGTAGGACAAGGCCCGGGCGTCCATCTGCTGCGGGCCCAGGCTGGCGAAGGGCACGAAGTAGAAATAGTAGCCGGTGCTCATCGTCAGGGCCACCTGCATGAGCACGATGGTGCGGAGCCGGCCGTCGGGGTCCTTGGCTTGCAGCCGGCTCCAGATGGTCAGCACGTTGAGGGCCCGGCTCAGTTCAGCCCGCAGCTCGGCGCCCCGCACCCCGTTGGGCCGGGTGTGGGTTTCGCGCAGCAGCAGGCTCAGGGCAATATTTACCGCGGCCAGGCCCACGGCCAGCCCCACCACGTAGCGGGCCTGCTGGGCGGGCTCCACGGCGGCCACCGTGAGCAAGGCGCCGGCCACCATGGGCCCCAGCACGAAGCCCAGGGAAATGATGGCGCCTTCCAGCCCCAGATTCTTGAACAGATTTTCGGGCGGCGAAATATCGGTAATGGCCGAGCGGACCGTGGCGTACATGCCGTTGGTAAACCCGTCGCTGAGCCGGTTGACAAAGTACAGGCCGGCCCGTACCGGCAGCAGCAGGCCGTTGGCCAGCAAAGTGCCCACCGCCGACAAGAGCAGAATCGGCCGGCGCCCGAAGCCGTCGGAGAGCTTGCCCAGCACCGGGGCGGCAAAGAGCTGCACGCCCAAAAACAGCGCCGTCCCCAACGACAGCCATAGTTGGGGCTTGGGCAGGCCGCGCACAAACTCGGGCATAATGGGCCCAATGGCCGCGCCCACCACCACGTCGAGCAGGATAATGGCGTAGAGCAGCGC
Proteins encoded in this region:
- a CDS encoding MFS transporter, with the protein product MPKDFRLALLYAIILLDVVVGAAIGPIMPEFVRGLPKPQLWLSLGTALFLGVQLFAAPVLGKLSDGFGRRPILLLSAVGTLLANGLLLPVRAGLYFVNRLSDGFTNGMYATVRSAITDISPPENLFKNLGLEGAIISLGFVLGPMVAGALLTVAAVEPAQQARYVVGLAVGLAAVNIALSLLLRETHTRPNGVRGAELRAELSRALNVLTIWSRLQAKDPDGRLRTIVLMQVALTMSTGYYFYFVPFASLGPQQMDARALSYFFMYFGALSIAINYGFYTFLADRLNKPRAIFWLALASVPILGAYGLIGASRPALYVVVTLDCLTISLIQGLLEGLLAQRTTEADRGEIFGLNQAVQGLASFTTILVGGALSVARLELPFAWFALCVGAVAWQAGRLLRASSAA